In Fundidesulfovibrio magnetotacticus, a single window of DNA contains:
- the pnp gene encoding polyribonucleotide nucleotidyltransferase, translating into MGLLDKAIRLERTVGSNAIMMETGRMANQADGSVWVQCGGTVVLVTVCSQSLEFDKGFFPLTVEYQEKLYAAGRIPGSYFRREVGRPSEREVTVARLIDRPHRPLFPKGFRDEVQIIATVLSADGINDPDVLAVNGASAALHISSVPFMGPIAAGRVGRIDGQFVLNPPYQISADQTDLNIFIAASRDAVVMVEGGGNFVSEELIAEALEWGHQQIIPLIDMQEELREKAGKAKMAFTPPVENEALKAVVAQAAQGGLEAALSIIDKMERRAARKALRTQVVEAVKAAFPEEPALAGKAAEMLEGMEKKFMRQRIKDTGVRIDTRDTKTVRPIEIEVSMLPRTHGSCLFARGETKALCVATLGSTGDEQRIETLAGESSKRFMLHYNFPPYCVGEVKPLRGPSRREIGHGLLAERSIAPVLPAPGEFPFTLRIISEVMESNGSSSMATVCGGSLALMDAGVPIKAPVAGVAMGLIKEDDQFIVLTDILGDEDAMGDMDFKVAGTAEGVTGIQMDIKITGIPQNVMRQALEQARESRLHILGKMNETLAAPRTELSPYAPQLTVVEINPEKIREVIGPGGKVIKAITASTGASIDIDDSGKISIFAPTQEAMERAKEMVLFYDQKADVGRNYQGKVKKIIDCGAVVEILPGLEGLVHVSQLDIGRVENVTDAVAMGQDLEVKVIAVEPNGRVRLSRKAVLLEEQGETIDLNDFAAPSRPRGDRDSRGGDRRGGDRGGRDRGRR; encoded by the coding sequence ATGGGTCTTCTCGACAAAGCCATCAGGCTCGAACGCACCGTGGGCTCCAACGCCATCATGATGGAAACCGGCCGCATGGCCAACCAGGCCGACGGCTCCGTGTGGGTGCAGTGCGGCGGCACCGTGGTGCTCGTCACCGTGTGTTCCCAGTCCCTGGAGTTCGACAAGGGCTTCTTCCCGCTCACCGTCGAATACCAGGAAAAGCTCTACGCCGCGGGCCGCATCCCCGGCTCCTACTTCCGCCGCGAAGTGGGCCGCCCCTCCGAGCGCGAGGTCACCGTGGCCCGGCTCATCGACCGCCCCCATCGCCCGCTCTTCCCCAAGGGCTTCCGCGACGAGGTGCAGATCATCGCCACCGTGCTCTCCGCCGACGGCATCAACGACCCCGACGTCCTGGCCGTGAACGGCGCTTCGGCCGCGCTGCACATCTCCAGCGTGCCCTTCATGGGCCCCATCGCGGCCGGACGCGTGGGCCGCATCGACGGACAGTTCGTGCTCAACCCGCCCTACCAGATCAGCGCCGATCAGACCGATCTGAACATCTTCATCGCCGCCTCCCGCGACGCCGTGGTGATGGTGGAGGGCGGGGGCAACTTCGTCTCCGAGGAGCTCATCGCCGAGGCCCTTGAGTGGGGCCACCAGCAGATCATCCCCCTTATCGACATGCAGGAGGAGCTGCGCGAAAAGGCCGGCAAGGCCAAGATGGCCTTCACCCCCCCCGTGGAGAACGAGGCCCTCAAGGCCGTGGTGGCCCAGGCCGCCCAGGGAGGCCTGGAGGCCGCCCTCTCCATCATCGACAAGATGGAGCGCCGCGCCGCCCGCAAGGCCCTGCGCACCCAGGTGGTGGAGGCCGTGAAGGCCGCCTTCCCCGAGGAGCCCGCCCTGGCCGGCAAGGCCGCCGAGATGCTCGAAGGCATGGAGAAGAAGTTCATGCGCCAGCGCATCAAGGATACCGGCGTGCGCATCGACACCCGCGACACCAAGACCGTGCGCCCCATCGAGATCGAGGTGTCCATGCTGCCGCGCACCCACGGCTCCTGCCTCTTCGCGCGCGGCGAGACCAAGGCCCTCTGCGTGGCCACCCTGGGCTCCACCGGCGACGAGCAGCGCATCGAAACCCTGGCGGGCGAATCCTCCAAGCGCTTCATGCTTCACTACAACTTCCCGCCCTACTGCGTGGGCGAGGTGAAGCCCCTGCGCGGCCCCTCGCGCCGCGAGATCGGCCACGGCCTCCTGGCCGAGCGCTCCATCGCCCCGGTGCTCCCCGCGCCCGGCGAGTTCCCCTTCACCCTGCGCATCATCTCCGAGGTGATGGAGTCCAACGGCTCCTCCTCCATGGCCACGGTGTGCGGCGGCTCCCTGGCCCTCATGGACGCGGGCGTGCCCATCAAGGCCCCCGTGGCCGGCGTGGCCATGGGCCTGATCAAGGAAGACGACCAGTTCATCGTGCTCACGGACATCCTCGGCGACGAGGACGCCATGGGAGACATGGACTTCAAGGTTGCCGGCACCGCCGAGGGCGTCACCGGCATCCAGATGGACATCAAGATCACCGGCATCCCCCAGAACGTGATGCGCCAGGCCCTGGAACAGGCCCGCGAGTCGCGCCTGCACATCCTGGGCAAGATGAACGAGACCCTGGCCGCGCCGCGCACTGAGCTCTCGCCCTACGCGCCCCAGCTCACCGTGGTGGAGATCAACCCCGAAAAGATCCGCGAAGTGATCGGACCTGGCGGCAAGGTGATCAAGGCCATCACCGCATCCACCGGGGCCTCCATCGACATCGACGACTCGGGCAAAATCTCCATCTTCGCCCCCACCCAGGAGGCCATGGAGCGCGCCAAGGAAATGGTGCTCTTCTACGACCAGAAGGCCGACGTGGGCCGCAACTACCAGGGCAAGGTGAAGAAGATCATCGACTGCGGCGCGGTTGTGGAGATCCTGCCCGGCCTGGAAGGCCTGGTGCACGTCTCCCAGCTGGACATCGGCCGCGTGGAGAACGTCACCGACGCCGTGGCCATGGGCCAGGACCTGGAAGTGAAGGTGATCGCCGTGGAGCCCAACGGCCGCGTGCGCCTCTCGCGCAAGGCCGTGCTGCTTGAAGAGCAGGGCGAAACCATCGACCTCAACGACTTCGCGGCGCCCTCGCGCCCGCGCGGCGACCGTGACAGCCGCGGCGGCGACCGCCGGGGTGGCGACCGCGGCGGCCGCGACCGGGGCCGCCGCTAG
- the rpsO gene encoding 30S ribosomal protein S15, with translation MVMNADDKLKVIEEYKTHEGDTGSPEVQVALLTSRITYLTDHFKAHAKDYHSRTGLLKLVGQRRKLLNYLKNKDVNRYRTLIARLGIRK, from the coding sequence GTGGTCATGAACGCTGACGACAAGCTCAAGGTGATCGAGGAGTACAAGACCCACGAGGGAGACACCGGCTCCCCCGAGGTGCAGGTGGCCCTGCTGACCAGCCGCATCACGTACCTGACCGACCATTTCAAAGCCCACGCCAAGGACTACCACTCCCGCACGGGCCTGCTGAAGCTGGTGGGCCAGCGCCGCAAGCTGCTCAATTACCTGAAGAACAAGGACGTCAACCGCTACCGCACGCTCATCGCGCGCCTGGGCATCCGCAAATAG